A stretch of Gossypium hirsutum isolate 1008001.06 chromosome A06, Gossypium_hirsutum_v2.1, whole genome shotgun sequence DNA encodes these proteins:
- the LOC107963157 gene encoding uncharacterized protein: MAPYEALYGRRCCTLSCWTELGKRRVLGPELISDTEKKVKLIRDRLKAASETQKTYVDLKRKEIEYSLGDIVFLKMCVRPVAYQLELPPKLDRIHDAFHASILRRYHSDPVHVVLTVEIEVRPDLTFEEEPVQILDRDVKVLRRKSILLVKVLCRNYSSKEATWEPEETMR, translated from the exons atggcaccttacgaagcattatatggtcgtaggtgttgtACTCTCTcttgttggactgagttaggcAAGCGGCGTGTTCTGGGTCCTGAATTGATTTCTGATACAGAGAAAAAAGTCAAACTAATTCGAGATAGACTGAAGGCAGCTTCTGAGACACAAAAGacttatgtggatttgaaacgtaaagagaTTGAATACTCTCTGGGGGACAtagtttttctcaag ATGTGTGTGAGACCAGTTGCCTATCAACTCGAGTTACCTCCGAAATTGGACCGGATTCATGACGCATTTCACGCCTCCATCCTGAGGCGATATCACTCTGATCCTGTACATGTTGTCTTGACTGtagagattgaggttaggccagatctgacctttgaagAGGAGCCAGTTCAAATTTTAGATCGTGATgtaaaggttctgaggaggaagtctattctACTGGTTAAAGTTTTATGTCGTAATTACAGTTctaaggaagccacgtgggaacccgaggagacgaTGCGGTAG